In Actinoplanes lobatus, the DNA window ATGGGGGCGCCGTCCGCCGCACTAGGCGAAAGTGGGGCTTTCGCCGGAAGCAGGCGCCCGTTTCGCCCGCTTTGCCCGCCGCTGTTGTGCGATCTTGAACGATTTACCACCCGAGGCGGTGGTAAATCGTTCAAGATCGCTCCGGGTGACGCGTCCTGCTGGCGAGGGATTGCGGATTCGGCCGTAGGCAGCCAAGAAGAAGACTTCCGGAGGTATCCGATAACCCAAGGTCTTCCAGGGAAAATTGATCATGGGCGATGGTCTACCGCCGGATGGCGACCAGGCATCAAGATCGGCCCGAAAGCTAAAATCGACCAAGATCGCTGGCGAGTCGGGGTGATGCCACAGTCATCCGAATGCGCGACTCGACATCGTGGCCGTCCACAACCGAGAAACAGGCTCCGAGTAGCACCGATCCACCATGCACCTCCACGCACTCACCGCCATGGTCACGGTGAGTGACTCCCAATAGCGCGACCGGCGTCAACCGCCACCACCCACCCGGCGCAACCGGCGTGACGGCCGAAAGTGGGCAACCCGGATGCCTGACAACCACAACCACCCACCCGGCGCGATCGGCGTGACGGCCGGAAGTGGGCAGTTCGGGTGCCTGGCTGGCAAGACCGGGACCACCCGCCCAGCGTGACCGACAGGTGAGCCGGCGGCAGTTGAGGGGGCGCGATTCGCCCGGCCCGCCCAGCCACCGATCTACGCCCGGCGGGCGCGGCACAGGCGGGTGCGGGCAGCGAGATCGCGCCGAACGGACGGAACGGCCCTGATGAGGCGGGACGATGTCACGCGTACCGGATCAGGGTTGTCCGGTGAGGAATCGCCGGGCGTTCGTGGTGAACAGAGCGTGCGGGAAGACGGCCGGGTCGAGGGGTTGCGCGTAGGGGCGGTCGGAGCCGTGCACGATGGCGCCCTCGCCGACCACCCCGCTCAGGGCCGTGATCGCGGCGGCCTGGTAGGAGGACGTCTCGTAGAAGACGAACGGATCGACGGCGAACGCGCCGCCGCGGGCGGTGAGACGCTCGTGGTGCAGCGGGGCGAGCCCGGCCAGCGCGACGAACCCGATCCGCAGGCTGGGATGACGCTCCCGGCCGGCGAGATGCCAGGCCATCCAGGACCGGTGCATCTGGGCGACGTAGGGCACCAGGGCCGGCCACCAGCCGGGCATGCCGGACTCACCGGCCGGCGCCGGACCGGGGTGCACGAGAAGCGGCTTGCCGGCCCGTTCCAGTTCGGTGAGCAGCGGCGACACGTGTGCGATGGCGGCCGGGTCGCCCAGCGCGGTGGCCGGTAGTTGCAGCCCGGCGACACGGTCCACCCGCAGCAGGCGGGCCAGCCCGGACGGGTCGGGCTCGGTGACCGCGGCGGCGGCCCACACGTGGAACGGATCGGGCAGTTCGAGGGCGCTCTCGTGCCAGACGTCGATCAGGTCGTGGCCGGGCCCGTGCTCGATGCCGAGCGGGCTGGACAGCGACACCAGCACCCGGCCGGTGCCCTCGGCGATCTCCCGGGCCCGGCGGCGGCCGACGTCGTGGGCGGCCGGATCGACCCCGTACGGATCCTCGCCCGCCAGATACAG includes these proteins:
- a CDS encoding amidohydrolase family protein codes for the protein MRSDCHQHLWPPAFIDALRRRDTFPYLREWTLYLAGEDPYGVDPAAHDVGRRRAREIAEGTGRVLVSLSSPLGIEHGPGHDLIDVWHESALELPDPFHVWAAAAVTEPDPSGLARLLRVDRVAGLQLPATALGDPAAIAHVSPLLTELERAGKPLLVHPGPAPAGESGMPGWWPALVPYVAQMHRSWMAWHLAGRERHPSLRIGFVALAGLAPLHHERLTARGGAFAVDPFVFYETSSYQAAAITALSGVVGEGAIVHGSDRPYAQPLDPAVFPHALFTTNARRFLTGQP